The genomic region ATTCGTTTGTGATATCTGTGCGTATGAATATACCAGAAATATTTCTTTCTTTTCTTTCCTTCCATGGTTGATTTATAGCTCTCTTTGGATCTGATTTTATCTTCCTGCAGCAACCAAATCATCCCCTTGGAAGTGGAAGTACCGAAAATCATGCACAGCTTCCACCACTGCCTCCAGCGCAGTTCGGCACTCATGTCGGCGGCGGTGGTGGTACTGATGGTAGTGGTGGAAGTGGTACGGGCTCCATCAGACCCAATTCCATGGCTGATCGAGCCCGGCTGGCCAAGATACCACAGCCAGAGACCGCACTAAAGTGTCCACGGTGCGAGTCCACCAACACCAAGTTCTGCTACTTCAACAACTACAGCCTCTCTCAGCCTCGCCACTTCTGCAAGACTTGCCGCCGTTACTGGACAAGAGGGGGTGCCCTTAGAAATGTTCCGGTGGGAGGAGGGTGCCGAAGAAACAAGAAGAGCAAAACCAGCAGCAGCAGCCGCTCCAAGTCTCCAGCCAGTTCCACTGAGAATCAGCAGATGAGGGAAACAGGTTCGAACAACCCGACTGGTTTGATTAATCAGTTGTCGCACCCACAGGCTCAGTCACTTCCTTTCCTGGAGTCGATACAGAATCTTAGTCGTTACGGTGGTGCTGGGAACATGGGATTAAACAGCTTCAATGAGATCCAGCAAGTTCAAGCTCAGAGTACTACTGATCACATGGGATTTCAGATAGGAGCTGGGAACAATATGATGAACTTATCTGGTGGACTGGGAATGGATCAGTGGCGTAATTTGCAGCAAATTCCTTTCTTGGGTAGTACTGGTTTCGAGTCATCATCAACAACAGGGTTATACCCATTTCAAAATACTACTGAGGGAGTTGATCAAGACAGTCAGCTCAGGAGTACAAATTCTAGGGTTACTACTACTCATCAGGTGCCTCCTGTGAAAGTTGAAGATCACAACCATGGGGTGAGTTTGACTAGACCCTTTTTGGGTATTTCAGGCAATAACATTAACAGTAGTAACAGCAACATCAACAACGACAACGACAACAACAACAACAGCAACAACAACAACAACAACAACCAGTTCTGGGGTGGAAATGCGTGGGCGGATTTATCAGGTACTCTCAACTCTTCTTCCACAAGCCATCTCTTATAAGCATCATCAAGAGTACTAATAGCACGTTCGAATCCGAGAAACACTGTACAAGAGACGGTAACGAATTGCAAGAAACCCTTCAGCTCATCTTTTGATGATTAGAGGAGCGATTAGGGAGGGATCGACGATCCAAGAAAGGGATAGGCTTAGTTTGCTCTACTTTGTATTTTCTTTTGTTTTTCTTAAAAATCTGCTCGAGTCTTATTAAGTTTCATGCATGCATCCTACTATGTTTCCATTGTAGGTGTTTAATCTAATACGTTTGCAATTGGTACTTATGTGTGTATCATACTATGTTTGGTGGTTGTATCTGATACAAGCTATGAGCTCAGTTTCATTTCATTTCTTGTGGTATCCCTCTTTAAATTCTTTATGTTTAGGCACGTACATGAATAATTATATACACATCGCATGCGATAAGATAATTAGAAATCAAAGTGCACAAACTTTGGTTTTTGTATTTTTTTCATGACTATCATTCACACACACACATATATTTCTTGATATACTATGAAGTACGTTAGTGAAGAACCTCCACTTCTCTGTAGGCTTCTTTGGCTTTTAATTAGCTAGTTATTCCTATTGTTCATATGAACTTCGATCGATCATGCAAAATGAAGTATATCATGAACGAGCTTCCAAATTTCATTATGTACCTGATTTTGCATTTATTTCACCCTTTAGGATCTCTCTTTGGTGTATTGTAGTTAATTTCCAAAAAAATGTCAGCTAACATTGGTCTGAAAAAGGGTTACCTTTAAGTCATATTTCACCAGCTAGCTAGCAAGCATGTTCCCTCTTCAATGGTGTCTCTGATCTCTGCAAAATAAATGAAGGTAAAAGTGATGTCATGGAGAGACTTGAGAGGGACACTGACTCCATTCTTCACATTTTCCCCAATTCCTCCATATGTGGCAAATTTTGGAATTCCAAGAAAGCTTCTTGCCCATATTTATCGTGTGATTCATTCACTGAGATGTGATTTTGTTTTCAGATTTCAAAGATAACTGTTTACCACATTTAGGTTTATCTATCGGGAGAGAGAGAGAGAGAGAGAGAGAGAGAGAGAGAGAGAGAGAGAGAGAGAGAGAGAGAGAGAGAGTAGTACGTACNNNNNNNNNNNNNNNNNNNNAGAGAGAGAGAGAGATCATCAGTTCATCATCATGCATATAAAACGGTACTAGATGATCGATGATAATGATTCTGTAATAATAAGAATGATGATAAGAGTGCAAGTACGTACTCATTAGTTTGTTTTACATGAGAGGTGTGAAAGTGAAAGCCGAACTGTTGAAGTGAAAGATGCCATCAACAATGTGGGAAAACGCCAAATATCCCACTGAAAACCATGCATGCAACTTCCATTCTCAACCAAACCCAAAGAGAGCAAAGTATTCTAGGATTTGTTAAGGAATTGTGCCAGAGCCATAGTGACAAAACCCTAGGGTCAAAAGAAGTGACAGTCCTTTCAACACTTCAAAGTTTTCATGGCTCCCTAATTAACTTCTCAATAGGGTTTAAAAGGGACAGAAAACTAGCCTCTTCTAACTCATTTGTTAGGTCCTCTTTGTTATCTGATCAAGTCTCTAAACGATTACAAAAGCGTTATGGTTGTTCTCTAAACGGAATCGCATACATCCGGTGAGTTTTTTCAAGGTATGGAGTAACATATTCACAAATTACTGTCTAAAAGAGGTTGCAGAATGAGCGGGCATATAGAAACCCTGTTAGTTTTTCAAAGTCATGACATAAAACTAGTGTTCACAAAGCTGTAAAAAAGATGATGTAGAAATGTAGAATGTGTGCAGTGTTGCATTGTTATGCACTTATCTATCTGCATGCCATCGGATTTATTTCTACAATTTAGATTCAAATCGAATTGAAGCACACCATACCACCATTTTTATAGTATCGATCAGATCCATGCCCAGGTAGCAGTACCCTAGTAAAAGAACATATAATGTATATAGTTATATACTCTGTTGAGATCTTTCTTCAGAATTAATAATAATTACTACATGTAATCGAAAAGGGTTGGTCATCTTATAAAAATAGGAGGATAAGGGTTTTGCTTTTGCAAAAACCAATTAGTTAAAGGCTGCCTGGCAATGGACGAATAAAGCAATCAGACCAGAAATGCACAGAAGCAGAAAAGCTAGCACATACACAGTAAACACCATGCATACTCTCTCAAGCTCTCTCTCTCTCTCTCTCTCTCTCTCTCTCTCTCTCTCTCTCTCTCCCGCTTTCTCTGTGGATGATGATATCATGGTCATCGGAACCGGACTGAGGAAACAGTTATTGTGAGTCGAAAATGGGCAATGCAATATGGGTGGCAAAGGGAAAAGCAAACGAAGTAAAAGAGGAATGGTTGCTGTTCATGACCGGCCCTGCTTCTCAGTACTACTGATTCAGGTACGAAAATGGAAGAGCTAGAGCAATATAATCAATCAAAACTCAAAAGCTAATTCAAACAAACAAACAAAGTAATACGGCTCGGAAATCCAAGAGCTGATCATCGATGATCAATTCTGTTCATTTTGTTGACCCACTCATGGACGAGCGTGAAATGCTCTCTCTTTTTCTCTCATCTCCCTCTGTGTTCGTTTTTCTATTCGCTGCTTTTATGTTTGTTGAAGTAAGCAAATGGGCCTGCGTTTTAATTTTTTCCTTTACACTTTATTCCTCTTTATCACCTTCTGATCTTCTGCTTCTCTTCTAAATGGACCATACTTATTAGTTTGCATTTCTTTTTAAATTTGTTCTTCTTGACCTTCTTTTCAGTGCAGTCTCCCATAACTGGTGACTGGTGAGTGAGTTACTTTGGAGCTGCATATGGAGTTTCAGCTGTCGGTGGTGCTATAGATTCCGTTGCCGGTTATTAACTTCACAATGTTTTTCAAACAGACCAAAATAATATTGCTCTTGCATGCGATTTTTCTATGCCAAAACTCAGCAATATTGAAGAGCGACTGCGTCATCCAAAATGTATAGATGAATACAGCATAACAAGACGAGGGAGTTTGCATCTACTTGTTTGCGAACCACATCCCCCACCTTGACATCTTATTTTTCTATGATTTTATTACTTTTGTGCAAATGCTTGCATGAAGGAAAATAAAGGGGAAATAGTGAAAGAATCTTCTATTGATACGTATTTAGTATTTAGAGGTGTGCGAATAATTTGCTTCCCGATAGATATGTCGAACTTTTGATGAATGAAAAGAAGAAATATATGTTTTACAATCATCTATAACCCAACTTACCTCTGAATAGTTATCCACCTATATTGAGTGCAGTAATTCATCTAAACCCTAATAAAATTTCTTATTACTGAACTCAAATTTTATAAATAACAGAAGCCTAAAAGATGGTTACAATAAACTCACTAGAACCAGAGGCGGAACTATAGTTAGGCCTGAAGGGGTCTGAACCCCCCTTGGGTTTTGGAAAGTTTGAAATTTTAGCTCTTAATTGGTTAACTATCATTAAATTTAGTTTAATTATATCATTAAACCACCAATCCCCCCCCACAAGAATTTCTCATAATCAATTTAATTTTGAAGACAAATCAATTATACTAAGAAATGTATTCATTAATTGAATGGTTTTTATGTCGGAACAATCGAAATAGGTAAGATAATTGATTTTCTTAAATTAGTAAATAGGAAAATTAACGAGTTTACCAAAACAAAACAAAAATGTAAAGTGTTAAATGAATAAATTACTACTTTCTTTCACTTGTACATTTTTAATTTTTGTATAATTTTAGAAGATATATATTGAAGATGATCATCTTCTATGTACAAGCAAAAATACACAAAATTTTGAGTTAGGTACGTAATTTTTTACAAAATTTTAATATACACTCCCTTATATATGTTTGGATCCCCCAAGCTTCAAATCATGGCTCCGTCACTGACTAGAACCTCAACCGGAAAGATGGTGTTACAAAACTACAAACAACTGAAGCATTAGAGACCTTTATATGTGCATAATTTGACCAAATCACAATCGATCTCTAATTTGGAGGAGAGATTTCCATTGGCTTCTAATATATTATGGGAGTGGGGTTCTTGTCCATTCCTGAATTTGAAGAGAAAGCATGGGATATGGGATGGTTGGCGCCTCGGTAGTCCAATGAGGTAGCAACATATACGACGATATCAATCAATCTTTTTCCATCAGATGCCAATGGTCGGAAGTCCTACGTACTGCCATTTCCACGCCCAACTTTCTAACAATAATATTCTTTGGAATATAGTGGTATATAGTCCGCTGCTCAATTAGGGTTTATGATTTAACTGTTCGTTTTAGGTTACGTTATTTCATCCCTTCAGTTTCCCTACACAAGCGCCAACTTTTTTGATTGGGAGTGAAATAGCAAGTCACTTCGATTATGTTAGCAAATTAGTAACACATATATACACCTATTTATTCAGTATTTAGACTGATGAGATCCAAACTAGACTAATCATCCGCCGCATGAGCACGAACTCAAAGACCCTTTAAACATGCTGGCCACAAAGTGGTGGGAGTTTAGATTAGCTCTTAGCATAAGGGTTCATACTAAGCAGCTCGACCAACTTTACCACAACACATTGGTTAATTAGAGACGAGCCAACTTTAAAGTATACACACACATATCTTTTCTTATTTCCAATTTTTGTGTAAATCTTGATTAGTGCATGAAATTCCTGGTGATGATCATAACAGTGCTTCTTAAGCACAAATAAAAGCAACACCAGCTAGTACTCTAGTGTTAGACAGACCTCTACCTCGCCTATAGATTTCACTTAATTAGTGAAGGTGGGTTCAGTTTAGAGAATACTTGATTTATCAGTAACTTTTCATCATTTATAGTGGTTAATTTATATATATATGCATGGGTGGAGCTAGATAGTTCAAAGGATGCATAGATGATGATCCCTATCGTTTTGTTTGGGCATTATTTATTATAACATGGAAATAATCGATCATCGTGCTCCCTGCTGCTGATTTTATCATAAAACGTGAGGAAGATTCTACTTGTTCAGTTCTTATGAATTCCATACGGATTCGATCGAAAAGACTTAGTACTGATTGTTGGTTGGTTGGTTTGTTAGTGCTTAGTGGTGTCATGGAATCTAATTCTATTCCATCCATTTCTATTTACCCCAGAGACTCTCACTCACTGACTCATATATGACTAGCTACGTACGACCTTTCGCTCATTTTCATGCCAAAAAGCTGAGCTTGAATCTTCATCATATGCATGTGTGGAGATATTTGGTTGGAAAAGGAAGCAAATTGCAGCCTTAAACTAGTTGATCATATTCTCCCCTCTCATGCAAAAAGATATATAATTTACGCGTAGACAGATATGATATATATACAAGGATATATTGTCCCACCAGTAGTAATCAGTGGTGCACTTTTGAGCTTGATATATGTTTACACTATCAGGACAAGCATTCTAGCCGACGAAAAATTTTCGTCGGCTTATTATCTTAATTCGTCGGTTAAGATCTTAGCCGACGAAGGCTCGTCGGCTATAGTGTCGTCGGGAAAAGGTCGTCGGTGATGACTTTAGCCGACAAAATTTTTTTTTTTGTCGGCTATAGTCCCACAGTTAGCCGACGAAAAACATGTCGTCGATTTTTTTCCCAGACTTTAGCCGACGAAACAATTAAGATATTCGTCGGCTAAAGTGTGTAATAAATAATTAAAAAATAACTATAGCCGACAAATATACTATATTTTGTCGGCTAAACCTTATAAAAAAATTAAAAAAATAACTATAGCCGACGAATATAGTATTTAAATATCGTCGGCTAAAGTTGCTGGGTTTTAAAAAAAAAACTGCAGAAACTTTCGGCCACCTCCAATCACGACCAAAATTTGATAGAATCTTCCTCTCAACATTTCGAACAACTTTCTAGAAGAAGTCGAAGCTCAATTCTAAACCTAAACAGGTCAATCGACTGAAAATATAAAAATCCCCAATTTTAAACCCTAAAAACTTCAAATCTTCGATTCTCTTCACACACACCGAATCGAGCTACCAAATTCTAGGGGAATGTAGTACTAATCAAACTCAACTTATCCATATATAGAACTCACCAAATGGTGACCTAAGGAAGGAGAAATTCGATCGACACCGAATCCGAACCGGCGGAGTTTTGGAGCTCGATTTTTCCCTCACGGCGGCGCCACTCGATGCACCACCTATCCAGTAATGAAGTAGAGACGACGGCGAAGCTTTTGGGACAAGTGTGGCGGTCTCCGGTGGCTTGACGGCGGAGCTAGGCCGAGAAGAAAATCTGGCAGATAATAGACTTCTTACCATCCATCTTCGCCTATATAAAGAACTTTAGCTGACGAAATTCTTTATTTTCGTCGGCTAAACTCTTTTGAAAATTTTGGTTGACCGCCAAAAAATTTTGGTTGAAAATTTTGAAAATTTTTCGAATTTAACTGACGACTTTTTCATATATTTTCATCGGCTAAAGTCCTTTGAAAATTTTCCCTCCAACTTTTGGTTTACCGTCCTTAAAAAAACTTTTTAGTAAAATTTTTTTTTTAGTACCCTTTAAGTCCCGATTAAACTTTTTTCCTATTAATTATTTTTTACGTCGGTCTAAAGTGTATAAATTTCACGAAAGCGTCTTATATCTCCTCTATATTATGTGGTTTGGTCAAACCTTCCACACGAAAAACTCTCACGTAGATGAGACGCAACTGCCCATATAAAATTTTGAGACATTTACCTTCCGACGATAGGGCTCCCCATAAACCCGAATAACGGTAAATGGTAGACACGTTGTGATTCCGATGACTAAAATTCACAAACCAAAATTCGACTGTCAGATATGATCATTATGATGAAAGATGTCTATGATAAAAAATTCAACTGGATTCGACAACGTTAAGGGCTCGATCGAAACGGTCAACTCTAATCGAAAATAAGAAAACTACATTTTGAAGCCCTAAACGGACTCGAATGGCCAAAAAAGCCTATACATCATGGCATAAGCTATGAGTTTGACTCGTAGCGCCGTTACGCTTCCGGAAAGGTATCACAATAGTCAATCAAACACCAAATGCCAAATCTGCAGCATAGTGAATAATAAGGGTAAGTCAACTATCGGCACCGAGACTTTACCGGAATACTGTGATTTTTCAACCGTAGACGTATTTCACCATTCTGGTCATATCTTATTTCACGACTTTTTTGCGTTTGAAGGTTCTACGTATAGTTTTTTTTTCTCAGATGAGTTGTT from Fragaria vesca subsp. vesca linkage group LG3, FraVesHawaii_1.0, whole genome shotgun sequence harbors:
- the LOC101304170 gene encoding dof zinc finger protein DOF3.6-like, with translation MVFSSIPVYLDPPNWHQQPNHPLGSGSTENHAQLPPLPPAQFGTHVGGGGGTDGSGGSGTGSIRPNSMADRARLAKIPQPETALKCPRCESTNTKFCYFNNYSLSQPRHFCKTCRRYWTRGGALRNVPVGGGCRRNKKSKTSSSSRSKSPASSTENQQMRETGSNNPTGLINQLSHPQAQSLPFLESIQNLSRYGGAGNMGLNSFNEIQQVQAQSTTDHMGFQIGAGNNMMNLSGGLGMDQWRNLQQIPFLGSTGFESSSTTGLYPFQNTTEGVDQDSQLRSTNSRVTTTHQVPPVKVEDHNHGVSLTRPFLGNNSNNNNNNNQFWGGNAWADLSGTLNSSSTSHLL